The following proteins come from a genomic window of Pseudomonas sp. WJP1:
- a CDS encoding DUF2066 domain-containing protein codes for MGFCKILLVGCLSLVSLISHAETVKGLYQVREPVNGQSPEEREQATQRALDTLVLRLTGDPKAPQSPGLAALRNDPQQIISQYGFEAGPPEVLKVDFDPGTTAQALRRAGLAMWGSNRPSILGWWLNDYTEGSSLVGDGQAGATPLRRAAQHRGLPLRLPLADLNEQIVGTAPNLESADPSALRSASQRYNADALLAVHAREEGGQWQAKWQLWLGDQKEAGSAQGADQAALADAVMLAVNQRLAPRFVTKPGASAAQLLEVQGMNLERYAALGRLLEPFGGRPQSVNGDRILYRVNGSSEQLRAQLSLARLQEVAVEPAPAPAPAAPVQSVVAGSVPVVAPSPAPTPQLRFRW; via the coding sequence ATGGGTTTTTGTAAAATTTTGCTTGTGGGCTGTTTGTCGCTGGTTAGCTTGATTAGCCACGCTGAAACCGTCAAAGGCCTTTATCAGGTGCGCGAGCCGGTCAACGGCCAGTCGCCAGAGGAGCGTGAGCAAGCCACACAGCGGGCGCTCGATACGCTGGTGTTGCGCCTGACCGGTGATCCCAAGGCACCACAGAGTCCGGGGCTGGCGGCGCTTCGCAACGACCCGCAGCAAATCATCAGCCAGTACGGTTTCGAGGCCGGCCCGCCGGAAGTGTTGAAAGTCGATTTCGACCCGGGCACCACCGCACAGGCCTTGCGTCGGGCCGGGTTGGCGATGTGGGGCTCCAATCGGCCGTCGATCCTGGGCTGGTGGTTGAACGACTACACCGAGGGTTCAAGCCTGGTAGGTGATGGTCAGGCCGGTGCGACACCCCTGCGTCGCGCCGCGCAGCACCGTGGTTTGCCCCTGCGTCTGCCGCTGGCGGACTTGAACGAACAAATCGTCGGCACCGCGCCGAATCTGGAAAGTGCTGATCCGTCGGCCCTGCGCAGCGCCTCGCAGCGTTACAATGCCGACGCGTTGCTGGCGGTCCATGCCCGAGAAGAGGGTGGCCAATGGCAAGCCAAGTGGCAGTTGTGGCTGGGCGATCAGAAAGAGGCCGGCAGTGCGCAGGGGGCGGATCAAGCCGCTTTGGCGGACGCGGTGATGCTGGCGGTCAACCAGCGACTGGCGCCGCGATTCGTCACCAAGCCTGGGGCCTCGGCCGCACAGTTGCTGGAAGTCCAAGGCATGAACCTGGAGCGGTATGCGGCCCTTGGGCGTTTGCTGGAGCCTTTCGGCGGTCGTCCGCAAAGTGTCAACGGCGATCGGATTCTTTATCGGGTCAACGGCAGTAGCGAGCAACTGCGCGCGCAATTGTCGCTAGCCAGGTTGCAGGAGGTCGCGGTGGAGCCGGCACCGGCG